The Candidatus Hydrothermales bacterium genome includes a region encoding these proteins:
- a CDS encoding 4Fe-4S binding protein produces MKLKTWKELEEGGVVRNTPTSPQYKTGDWRIKTPLFSESDCTHCLICFLYCPDSAIKVKLGKVIGIDLDYCKGCGICANVCPKGAISMKEEEI; encoded by the coding sequence ATGAAGTTAAAAACTTGGAAAGAGCTTGAAGAGGGAGGAGTTGTAAGAAATACTCCCACCTCTCCACAATATAAAACTGGTGACTGGAGAATAAAAACACCTTTATTTTCAGAAAGTGACTGTACCCATTGTTTAATTTGTTTTCTTTATTGTCCCGATTCTGCTATAAAAGTCAAATTAGGAAAGGTAATTGGCATTGATCTAGATTATTGTAAAGGTTGCGGTATCTGTGCCAACGTATGTCCAAAAGGTGCAATAAGCATGAAGGAGGAAGAGATATGA
- a CDS encoding thiamine pyrophosphate-dependent enzyme, whose amino-acid sequence MEKILDFEIKNIKIYEGKKSTWCPGCGDFGVLTALKQALFELGISPFDTVIVSGIGCSSKLPDYINANAFHTIHGRLLAVATGVKLANQKLNVIVTGGDGDGYGIGGNHLIHAARRNINIKYIVMNNEIYALTKGQVSPTSPYGFVRGTTPYGSKDRPIEPCLLSLSAGATFVARGFSGDIKSLKEYIKAALKHKGFSHIDVLSPCVTYNEEYSYDYFRENIELLDGPYSSREEAISSIINTWKKGKIPVGIFYIEESNHYELSLFGSEDYSIVEEFKKQRELKKEEILELIFDKK is encoded by the coding sequence ATGGAAAAAATCTTAGATTTTGAAATTAAAAATATTAAAATTTATGAAGGGAAAAAGAGTACATGGTGTCCGGGTTGTGGAGATTTTGGAGTACTTACAGCATTAAAACAGGCACTCTTTGAACTTGGAATTTCCCCCTTTGATACTGTTATTGTAAGTGGAATAGGATGTTCATCTAAATTGCCGGATTATATTAATGCTAATGCTTTTCATACTATTCATGGTAGGCTTTTAGCTGTTGCTACAGGAGTTAAGTTAGCAAATCAAAAATTAAATGTTATAGTAACTGGTGGTGATGGCGATGGGTACGGTATTGGCGGTAACCATCTTATACATGCAGCAAGAAGGAATATAAACATTAAATACATTGTAATGAATAACGAAATTTATGCCCTAACAAAAGGACAAGTGTCGCCTACCTCACCTTATGGATTTGTAAGGGGAACCACACCTTACGGCTCTAAAGATCGTCCCATTGAACCCTGTTTACTATCTCTTTCTGCTGGTGCAACCTTTGTAGCAAGAGGTTTTTCGGGTGATATAAAGAGCCTTAAGGAATACATAAAAGCCGCCCTAAAACACAAGGGTTTTTCACATATTGATGTCCTTTCTCCCTGTGTGACTTATAACGAGGAGTATTCCTATGATTACTTCAGAGAAAACATAGAACTACTTGATGGTCCTTACTCTTCCAGAGAAGAAGCAATATCGTCCATAATTAACACATGGAAAAAAGGAAAAATTCCAGTTGGTATTTTTTATATAGAAGAAAGCAACCATTACGAACTTAGTCTTTTCGGAAGCGAAGATTATTCAATCGTCGAAGAATTTAAAAAGCAAAGAGAACTAAAAAAAGAAGAGATTTTAGAGTTAATATTTGATAAAAAATAA
- a CDS encoding 2-oxoacid:acceptor oxidoreductase subunit alpha — MKLSDFSVRIAGLAGDGSLLAGEILAFTLKRRGLYVVSVKDFPSNIRGLPTNLTIRANLKRIYSWGDHIDSLVAFEPKAIKIHPRDLKKGGVIIVDEEIDLKDIHLNDIYIYSVPLKKRARELFKREIFKNVIALGFLGYIYSIDPDEFKNTIVFYLKAKDEKIVESNIRALTEGYVLAEKIVKERFQIERGTDSGRYFLSGNEAVALGAIAAGCRFFAAYPITPSTEVFEFLSKHLPKYGGVTVQGEDEIASINMAIGASFAGIRSMTATSGPGMALKVEALSLASMAEVPLVIYHAQRAGPSTGIPTKTSQEDINHILFAGHGDVSRIVLVPSTPEESFEFTFKAFNLAEKYQIPVIVLSEQAISQNQQTIDDIPYDENYTWERGKILTDEMVLSYMTNGKPYERYEITEDGISLRGFPGQKGIIVRYNSNEKTPEGFIDEECEYRNEMVEKRIRKFENIINELPFPELYGREEAKNVLIGIGSSLGPMREAVDRLNEEKLDFSYLRIRSLFPLHEDYIYSLTFNKNVFVCELNSFSQLRNYLSRIWGKKENVFSLRKYIGLPFKPSEIVREIKKIIKGEG, encoded by the coding sequence ATGAAACTTTCGGACTTTTCTGTTAGAATTGCAGGTCTTGCCGGAGATGGTTCTCTTTTAGCCGGGGAAATTTTAGCCTTTACTTTAAAAAGAAGAGGACTTTATGTTGTGTCAGTAAAAGATTTTCCCTCAAACATAAGAGGTCTGCCTACAAATCTCACAATTAGAGCAAATTTAAAAAGAATTTACTCTTGGGGTGACCATATAGACTCTTTAGTTGCCTTCGAACCGAAAGCGATAAAAATCCACCCACGTGATTTGAAAAAAGGAGGAGTTATTATTGTCGATGAAGAAATCGATTTAAAAGATATTCATCTTAATGACATTTATATTTACTCAGTCCCACTTAAAAAAAGAGCAAGAGAGCTTTTTAAAAGAGAAATATTTAAAAACGTTATAGCTCTTGGTTTTTTAGGATACATATACAGTATTGATCCCGATGAATTCAAAAATACGATAGTTTTTTATTTGAAAGCAAAAGACGAAAAGATAGTTGAGAGTAACATAAGAGCATTAACCGAGGGCTATGTGTTAGCTGAGAAGATAGTTAAAGAGAGATTTCAAATTGAAAGGGGAACTGATTCTGGTAGGTATTTTCTCTCGGGGAACGAAGCAGTAGCCTTAGGCGCAATAGCGGCTGGTTGTCGATTTTTTGCAGCTTACCCAATAACTCCATCAACTGAAGTCTTTGAATTCCTTTCAAAGCATCTACCTAAGTATGGAGGAGTAACAGTCCAGGGTGAAGATGAAATTGCTTCAATAAATATGGCTATTGGTGCCTCCTTTGCCGGTATAAGATCTATGACTGCCACAAGCGGTCCTGGTATGGCTCTTAAAGTTGAAGCACTCTCTCTTGCCTCTATGGCAGAAGTCCCCTTAGTGATATACCATGCCCAAAGAGCAGGACCATCCACTGGAATACCAACTAAAACTTCACAGGAAGATATAAACCATATACTCTTTGCAGGACATGGCGATGTTTCACGTATTGTGCTTGTACCCTCAACTCCTGAAGAAAGTTTTGAATTTACATTTAAAGCTTTCAATCTCGCTGAGAAATATCAGATTCCTGTAATAGTTCTCTCAGAGCAGGCAATCTCTCAAAATCAACAAACAATAGATGATATACCCTATGACGAAAATTACACTTGGGAAAGAGGAAAGATCTTAACTGACGAAATGGTTCTTAGCTATATGACAAACGGAAAACCCTATGAGAGATATGAGATAACTGAGGATGGTATTTCATTGAGAGGTTTTCCCGGACAGAAAGGCATAATCGTGAGATATAACTCAAATGAAAAAACTCCAGAAGGCTTTATTGATGAGGAATGTGAGTATAGAAATGAAATGGTAGAAAAAAGGATTAGAAAGTTTGAAAATATTATTAATGAGTTACCATTTCCTGAACTTTATGGAAGGGAAGAAGCTAAAAACGTTCTGATTGGAATAGGTTCCTCTTTAGGTCCCATGAGGGAAGCTGTAGATAGATTAAATGAAGAAAAGCTTGACTTTTCCTATCTTAGGATTAGAAGCTTGTTTCCTCTTCACGAAGATTATATTTATTCACTGACCTTTAATAAAAACGTTTTTGTTTGCGAACTTAATTCATTTTCTCAGCTTAGAAATTACCTTTCAAGAATATGGGGAAAAAAAGAGAACGTTTTTTCTCTAAGAAAATACATCGGCTTACCCTTTAAACCCTCTGAAATAGTAAGGGAAATAAAAAAAATTATAAAGGGAGAAGGTTGA
- the porA gene encoding pyruvate ferredoxin oxidoreductase: protein MKVETRKFVAKTGNEAAAFAMKQINPDVVAAYPITPSSEIVMIFSKYVADGEVDTEFIPVESEHSAISVCIGASASGARVITATSSQGLALMHEILYIASSMRLPIVMIVGNRALSGPLNIHCDHSDTMGSRDCGWIQMYCENANEVYHTIINAVRISEEANLPCMVMMDGFIVTHGMEKVFVLEDEEVKSFIGKRKPLYSLLDVEKPITLGSLTLFDYYLEYKRNQLEGVIKAKKIINDVFEEYRARFGINVPSFVEEYNIEDAEIVVVVMSSAAGTFKEVVDELRNKGEKVGVLRLKVMRPFPYEILREKLTNVKVVGVMDRAETFSTMGGPLSIELRAALYPLSKRPLVQSFVFGLGGREFGIEDAMKVFDILKDIGMKNKITEEYIYIGLRE, encoded by the coding sequence ATGAAAGTAGAGACGAGAAAATTCGTTGCTAAAACAGGTAATGAAGCAGCAGCTTTTGCAATGAAACAGATAAATCCAGACGTTGTAGCTGCCTATCCTATTACCCCCTCCTCAGAAATAGTTATGATTTTTTCTAAATATGTTGCAGATGGAGAGGTAGACACAGAATTTATCCCTGTAGAATCAGAACATTCAGCTATTTCTGTTTGCATCGGGGCTTCAGCTTCAGGAGCAAGAGTTATAACTGCAACAAGTTCTCAGGGACTTGCTCTTATGCATGAAATTCTCTACATAGCTTCCTCTATGAGGTTACCCATCGTGATGATAGTAGGTAACAGAGCTCTTTCAGGACCACTAAACATTCATTGTGACCACTCAGACACTATGGGTTCGAGAGACTGTGGTTGGATTCAGATGTACTGCGAAAATGCAAACGAAGTTTATCATACTATAATAAATGCCGTAAGGATATCAGAAGAAGCAAACCTGCCCTGTATGGTTATGATGGACGGATTCATAGTTACCCATGGGATGGAAAAGGTTTTTGTTCTTGAAGACGAGGAGGTAAAAAGCTTTATTGGAAAAAGAAAACCCCTCTACTCGCTCCTTGACGTAGAAAAACCTATTACACTTGGTTCTCTCACTCTATTTGATTATTATCTTGAATATAAAAGAAATCAACTTGAAGGAGTCATAAAGGCAAAAAAGATAATAAATGATGTTTTTGAAGAGTATAGGGCAAGGTTCGGTATTAACGTACCTTCCTTTGTTGAAGAATATAATATAGAGGATGCCGAGATAGTAGTTGTGGTTATGTCTTCGGCTGCTGGTACGTTTAAGGAAGTAGTGGATGAATTAAGAAATAAGGGGGAGAAGGTTGGAGTTTTGAGATTAAAGGTGATGAGACCCTTTCCGTATGAAATTTTAAGAGAAAAGCTAACTAATGTGAAAGTTGTTGGAGTTATGGATAGAGCTGAAACTTTCAGCACTATGGGAGGACCTTTGTCTATAGAGTTAAGGGCAGCTCTTTATCCCTTATCAAAAAGACCCTTAGTGCAGAGTTTTGTTTTTGGTCTGGGTGGCAGAGAGTTTGGAATAGAGGATGCTATGAAAGTTTTTGATATTTTAAAAGATATAGGAATGAAAAATAAAATAACTGAGGAGTATATTTATATTGGGTTAAGGGAGTAA
- a CDS encoding thiamine pyrophosphate-dependent enzyme, with the protein MKRILSLKELAERTVGLASGHRACAGCSFPSIIRMVLGSSDYPVVVSNATGCLEVVSTIYPYSAWPCSWIHVAFENAAAVISGVEAAYKALKRRGEIKEDKKIVFIAIGGDGGTYDIGLQALSGALERGHNFLYVLYDNQAYMNTGIQRSSATPFGASTTTSPAGKSSFGKIQDRKEIIEIVAAHKIPYVAQASISHWGDLIRKLRKAYEIEGPKFISIIAPCVIGWGYKEDETVEIARLAVETCFWPLYEIEEGVYRVNYKPKEKLPVKTFLLKQERFSHLIGRDDLIEEIQKKVDEKWEKLLRLDGLKVF; encoded by the coding sequence ATGAAGAGGATACTTTCGTTAAAGGAGCTGGCAGAAAGAACAGTAGGGCTTGCATCAGGCCATAGGGCTTGTGCGGGCTGTTCTTTTCCATCTATTATAAGGATGGTCTTAGGATCATCTGATTATCCGGTAGTTGTTTCTAATGCCACAGGTTGCTTAGAGGTTGTCTCTACTATTTACCCTTATTCTGCATGGCCCTGCAGTTGGATTCATGTTGCCTTTGAAAATGCTGCAGCTGTTATATCAGGTGTTGAAGCGGCATATAAAGCTTTAAAAAGAAGAGGAGAAATTAAAGAAGATAAAAAAATTGTTTTTATTGCTATAGGAGGTGATGGAGGAACCTACGATATTGGCTTACAAGCCCTCTCTGGAGCATTGGAGCGGGGGCATAATTTTCTTTACGTTTTGTATGATAACCAAGCTTATATGAACACAGGTATTCAGAGATCCTCTGCAACACCATTTGGTGCAAGCACTACCACCTCACCTGCTGGAAAATCTTCTTTTGGAAAAATTCAGGATAGAAAAGAAATTATAGAAATTGTGGCGGCACATAAGATTCCTTATGTAGCTCAAGCTTCTATATCTCATTGGGGAGATCTTATAAGAAAACTTAGGAAAGCCTATGAGATTGAGGGGCCCAAGTTTATAAGCATAATAGCCCCATGCGTTATCGGGTGGGGATATAAAGAAGATGAGACAGTTGAAATAGCAAGATTAGCCGTTGAGACATGTTTTTGGCCACTCTATGAAATAGAGGAAGGAGTCTATAGAGTAAACTATAAGCCTAAAGAAAAATTACCTGTAAAAACTTTTCTTTTAAAACAAGAAAGATTCAGCCATTTAATCGGAAGAGACGATCTTATCGAAGAAATTCAAAAAAAAGTGGACGAAAAATGGGAGAAACTCTTAAGGCTTGATGGTTTAAAAGTCTTCTAA
- a CDS encoding 4Fe-4S binding protein, which translates to MAYIICEPCIGVKDTACVEVCPVDAIHPRKDEPEYETSDQLYINPQVCIDCGACESVCPVQAIYAEDAVPDKWKDFIKKNYEHYGLTPP; encoded by the coding sequence ATGGCCTATATCATCTGTGAACCCTGTATTGGTGTAAAAGATACAGCCTGTGTAGAAGTTTGCCCAGTTGATGCTATTCACCCAAGAAAAGATGAGCCTGAGTACGAAACTTCAGATCAACTGTATATAAATCCTCAGGTCTGTATTGACTGCGGTGCCTGCGAGTCAGTCTGCCCAGTTCAAGCAATTTACGCAGAAGATGCTGTTCCTGATAAATGGAAAGATTTCATCAAAAAGAACTACGAGCACTACGGTCTCACACCTCCTTAA